One part of the Desulfonema ishimotonii genome encodes these proteins:
- a CDS encoding 2Fe-2S iron-sulfur cluster-binding protein, with the protein MKKRKIRRLKDLPTLRIAADKPLTLKMGLRRYRGFKGDTVATALYAHGVRVFSGSLKYRRPRGLYSLDGQCANCLMEINGLPNTNAETTLLRHGMKAGFQNARFGMGAKLRDKMDWAMSAGFQYRRFLRPRFLRPFFLRRIRKATGGGKLPAKPETAAGTAYLHTDVCIMGGGPAGITAALAAAGQGLDVILLEARPWTGGSFDYRTALYDREIPMWLRARELAEMAENRPEIRIFLRASVTGFYADNRITAFQDRDTGAESRLLDIRARSVVTATGCVERPLVFEHNDRPGVMLPGCAHRLANTYGILPGEQAVFSVGHDAGIEAALDLHDLGVGVLAVADCRQDGPSPVLAERLAKENIPLLKGWAASEVRGKKGVEQVVLSRADGSETREFACDLLAASAGLTPVTGPLAMAGFRTAYDAHTGFFLPQNLPEGIYMAGRMTGLEHPLSPEASGHLAGLRAAAHCGADVEKEISAGRETLKSLPGPVRGHDIVSGPCNGRKAFVCFDADVTLRNIEQSCQAGFDTAMLAKRWTGAGTGPGQGGMAGHNLPLLLARYTDQPVREKTPDTVRPPLIPVLLGDLAAGKRTPVRRSPLHPPGAGDKTAFRREDGWEVARAGSAEADVADEARNVHENVGITDLSAAGKFRIFGPDALRALQRVYVGDIAGLGQGRAIWSAMCHENGCVADHGVIAMQGADDYFLTTTPERAGETAAWFYQHTRSEAWDFHMADLTDTLGTLAVAGPRARYLFQQITESNISDAALPLMGYRMMTLKGSLPVRVIRQGDLGEISYEIYLPASYMPAIWELILETGKKQGIRPFGPAARSLLRLEKGEIDLARETEIRTTLTDLGLGGLWNRKKSVTPVGHDALCRAAQREGGMRRVGFRMEEAETGGRQLQDGAIVVDDAIRGHVCLSHYSHAVNAVVGTALMEAPLAEPGTRLALYEHDMHPDQRRYATVVPMPFYDPEGVRIRQ; encoded by the coding sequence GTGAAAAAGAGAAAAATCAGACGGCTGAAGGATCTGCCGACGCTGCGGATTGCGGCGGATAAACCGCTTACCCTGAAAATGGGGCTGAGGCGATACCGGGGCTTCAAAGGCGATACGGTTGCGACGGCCCTGTACGCGCACGGCGTCCGCGTCTTTTCCGGAAGCCTGAAATACCGGCGGCCCCGGGGGCTGTACAGCCTGGACGGACAGTGCGCCAACTGCCTGATGGAGATCAACGGCCTGCCGAACACGAATGCGGAAACCACGCTGTTGCGGCACGGCATGAAGGCCGGATTTCAAAACGCCCGTTTCGGGATGGGGGCGAAGCTGAGAGATAAAATGGATTGGGCCATGTCTGCCGGTTTCCAGTACCGCCGGTTTCTCCGTCCCCGGTTTCTCCGGCCTTTTTTTCTCAGACGAATCCGCAAAGCCACGGGCGGCGGGAAGCTCCCGGCCAAACCTGAGACGGCTGCCGGAACCGCATATCTTCATACGGATGTGTGTATCATGGGCGGCGGACCGGCCGGCATCACGGCGGCCCTGGCTGCGGCAGGACAGGGGCTGGATGTGATCCTCCTGGAGGCGCGTCCGTGGACCGGGGGGAGCTTTGACTATCGCACGGCCCTTTATGACCGGGAAATTCCCATGTGGCTGCGGGCCAGGGAGCTTGCCGAAATGGCGGAGAACAGGCCGGAAATCCGTATATTTCTCCGCGCATCCGTCACCGGCTTTTATGCGGATAACCGCATCACCGCGTTTCAGGACAGGGACACGGGCGCTGAAAGCCGTTTGCTCGATATCCGCGCCCGAAGCGTTGTGACGGCAACCGGATGTGTGGAACGCCCCCTGGTGTTTGAACACAACGACCGGCCCGGGGTTATGCTGCCGGGATGCGCCCACCGGCTGGCCAACACCTACGGGATTCTTCCGGGAGAGCAGGCGGTTTTCAGCGTGGGGCATGATGCGGGCATTGAGGCGGCCCTTGATCTCCATGATCTGGGCGTGGGGGTGCTGGCCGTTGCCGATTGCCGTCAGGACGGGCCTTCCCCGGTTCTGGCCGAACGTCTGGCAAAAGAGAATATCCCGCTTCTCAAGGGCTGGGCCGCGTCCGAAGTCCGGGGCAAAAAGGGGGTGGAGCAGGTGGTCCTGAGCCGGGCGGACGGATCGGAGACCCGTGAATTCGCGTGTGACCTGCTGGCGGCTTCCGCCGGACTGACGCCTGTGACCGGCCCCCTGGCCATGGCCGGTTTTCGCACGGCATATGATGCGCATACGGGGTTTTTCCTGCCGCAGAATCTGCCCGAGGGAATTTACATGGCCGGACGCATGACCGGGCTGGAGCATCCCCTTTCCCCTGAGGCGTCCGGTCATCTGGCCGGACTCCGCGCGGCTGCCCACTGCGGCGCGGATGTGGAAAAGGAGATCAGTGCGGGCAGGGAAACGCTGAAATCACTGCCCGGCCCGGTCCGGGGGCATGACATTGTTTCCGGTCCCTGCAATGGGCGCAAGGCGTTTGTCTGCTTTGATGCGGATGTGACACTCAGGAATATCGAGCAGTCCTGCCAGGCCGGGTTTGATACGGCCATGCTTGCCAAACGGTGGACAGGGGCCGGAACCGGTCCGGGGCAGGGCGGAATGGCGGGTCATAACCTGCCGCTGCTGCTGGCCCGGTACACGGATCAGCCGGTTCGGGAAAAAACGCCCGACACGGTCCGCCCGCCGCTGATCCCCGTGTTGCTGGGAGATCTGGCTGCCGGAAAACGGACGCCCGTCAGACGCTCCCCCCTGCATCCGCCCGGAGCCGGGGATAAAACCGCGTTCCGGCGCGAAGATGGCTGGGAAGTGGCCCGCGCCGGGTCTGCGGAGGCGGATGTCGCCGATGAAGCCCGGAATGTGCATGAAAACGTGGGCATCACAGATCTTTCGGCAGCAGGCAAATTCCGCATCTTCGGGCCGGATGCGCTCAGAGCGTTGCAGCGGGTGTATGTGGGCGATATTGCCGGTCTGGGGCAGGGCAGGGCGATCTGGTCCGCCATGTGTCATGAAAACGGATGTGTTGCGGATCACGGGGTCATCGCCATGCAGGGGGCGGACGATTATTTTCTGACCACCACGCCTGAACGGGCCGGGGAGACAGCGGCCTGGTTTTATCAGCACACCCGCAGTGAGGCGTGGGATTTTCATATGGCCGATCTGACCGACACGCTGGGAACCCTTGCCGTTGCCGGTCCCCGTGCGCGGTATCTGTTTCAGCAGATTACAGAGTCCAACATCTCAGATGCGGCCCTGCCGCTGATGGGATACCGGATGATGACGCTGAAGGGGAGCCTTCCCGTCCGCGTGATCCGGCAAGGGGATCTTGGGGAAATTTCCTATGAAATTTACCTTCCGGCCTCATACATGCCTGCGATATGGGAGCTGATACTCGAAACCGGGAAAAAGCAGGGCATCCGTCCCTTTGGCCCGGCCGCCCGGAGCCTGCTCCGCCTGGAAAAGGGGGAGATTGATCTGGCGCGGGAAACGGAAATCCGCACCACTCTCACCGATCTGGGCCTGGGCGGCCTGTGGAACCGGAAAAAGTCGGTAACACCCGTGGGGCATGATGCGCTGTGCCGCGCTGCACAGCGGGAAGGGGGCATGAGACGGGTCGGCTTCAGAATGGAAGAAGCTGAGACGGGCGGCAGGCAGCTTCAGGACGGGGCCATTGTGGTGGATGACGCCATCCGGGGCCATGTCTGTCTGTCGCATTACAGCCACGCGGTAAACGCAGTCGTGGGCACGGCGCTGATGGAGGCTCCGCTGGCCGAACCCGGAACACGGCTCGCCCTGTATGAACATGATATGCACCCGGACCAGCGGCGCTACGCCACGGTGGTCCCGATGCCCTTTTACGATCCCGAGGGTGTGCGAATTCGCCAGTGA
- a CDS encoding FAD-dependent oxidoreductase yields the protein MFGKYKPLWKQAPLQSAYDAVIVGGGVHGLAAAYYLARYHGMKNIAVLEKHHIGFGGSGRNTAIVRANQRYKEEIPLYAEGLRLWPELTSELRFNLMFFNCGLLTLAHSEADLSGMRRDVASARFMGVESRMLDPVQCQKLVPELDISDVPEFPVRGAMFHPPGGTLRHDAVVWGLAKGASEYGVHIHSHTAVTGIGTEGGKIVSVETSQGSISTPRLLNAAGAYSSHIAEMAGLRLPVRLCRVQAAVTQPLKPFLNHIISSGAYPCYANQTLKGEVVSCGIMVPAPDLSNQTEPDFLRHQAWAITQLLPCLSGARFMRTWGGLADLTPDMWPIIDGNVPLEGYFTDCGWGDFGFKSGPVTGKYMAEYMATGQCPDILKPFALKRFGQFAVNSDQ from the coding sequence ATGTTCGGAAAATATAAACCCCTGTGGAAACAGGCTCCGCTCCAATCCGCCTATGACGCCGTTATTGTGGGCGGGGGCGTTCACGGGCTGGCGGCCGCCTACTATCTGGCCCGGTATCACGGCATGAAAAATATTGCCGTACTTGAAAAACACCATATCGGCTTTGGCGGCTCAGGTCGGAATACGGCCATTGTCCGCGCCAACCAGCGGTACAAGGAAGAGATTCCGCTATATGCCGAAGGCCTGAGGCTCTGGCCCGAACTGACCTCGGAACTCCGTTTCAACCTCATGTTTTTCAACTGCGGCCTGCTCACCCTGGCCCACAGCGAGGCCGATCTGAGCGGGATGCGGCGGGATGTGGCATCGGCCCGGTTTATGGGCGTGGAAAGCCGGATGCTCGACCCGGTTCAGTGTCAGAAGCTGGTGCCGGAGCTGGATATCTCAGATGTGCCTGAATTTCCTGTGCGGGGCGCCATGTTTCACCCGCCCGGCGGCACACTCCGGCATGATGCCGTGGTCTGGGGCCTGGCAAAGGGCGCGTCGGAATACGGCGTTCACATTCATTCCCATACGGCGGTGACGGGCATCGGCACGGAAGGCGGAAAGATTGTCTCTGTGGAAACCAGCCAGGGCAGCATCAGCACCCCGCGCCTTCTCAACGCAGCCGGTGCCTATTCGTCCCACATCGCCGAAATGGCGGGCCTCCGGCTGCCGGTTCGGCTGTGCCGGGTTCAGGCGGCCGTGACGCAGCCGCTGAAACCTTTTCTGAATCACATCATTTCATCCGGTGCCTATCCCTGCTATGCCAACCAGACCCTGAAAGGCGAAGTTGTCTCCTGCGGGATCATGGTTCCGGCCCCCGACCTTTCCAATCAGACAGAACCGGACTTTCTCCGCCATCAGGCATGGGCCATCACCCAGTTGCTGCCCTGTCTCAGCGGGGCCAGATTTATGCGAACCTGGGGCGGTCTGGCCGATCTGACACCCGATATGTGGCCGATCATTGACGGCAATGTCCCGCTTGAAGGCTATTTCACGGACTGCGGCTGGGGGGATTTCGGATTCAAATCCGGTCCGGTGACCGGCAAATACATGGCCGAATACATGGCAACCGGCCAGTGTCCCGACATTCTGAAGCCATTTGCTCTGAAGCGATTTGGGCAATTTGCAGTTAACAGTGATCAGTAA
- a CDS encoding choice-of-anchor O protein, whose product MADWADVSASVSVVQDQPVVDDNGAATIRVTVKNVSTENVEGELRLLVTTSDGTPAPTNATGTMGEDGQTPTPYYIIPTAQELLFEPSEIAVVYLQFSVASPVFTLSVQVNDDPTESTIFRKKISKTPEFVSMESGIEIMDMEVEARNSKGEKLCMHGDDLEVCSDGENPRKVRPIIITYAQEVEDTAFNSVPDYMVEDENGNMVPGGERLTNDIYVAVSYDEGATWKRKNISRTSGKSSFNLENGCEYPGDSEKGDMVVDGPYVFVSWVDKFCRSGNPWNMPDDWEDPYQVMGPQRSVDYMDVHGDDEPRPDLGQRPFSCVWGARGVLNQDSASPDFGTIVWYSAEQLSTGRRDAYRNFPAAIAPTGGTDFLNGPGGFGISWQEDRKGLKTGKGRGPGAGMSGACVNHKTDIWYSFISWDKFAEIDTDFVPSEGGDDADPSGDDGGNTQYDCSACGYIYDPETGDPDHGVAPGTKFAELPENWTCPNCGADKALFTKDSKPHAKHMMAPPVRITDNAVCRDRIPEDVEGMLHDPDISENNLSYIESRYPALFNDPDRDAKIRAIQECDYTYEGGTSKQPQSWLDLPDDWVCPQCGATKDTFVYGIIKTKHEGYPYCDQYKDNPRVDKEGNYVSPDDITYDTAYYCAGGGWVKADDPGVSLSGEPSWSDGKVFINGTQVVWSGEPLDGDTGASRANLSLVNWEGETLAVIAYEETKGEGSGSDKEAEAMEQKTPVPIMVELDGAGDVTEILQGPYPNSFCISCHYDNVVPVERLIPVFDRNTCENEKGGKWKEYVTGYWPYSPYPPTDGISPDELDLSASNCTHCVKFEEGKKICTQESLEPDCEYTVLPNSLPGWHTPTLNCSGCHLPWGTKDLDLDSVADRFDKCPGTNEGEAVDSASTSETYGCSADQDPDAVTDEEVKKERHGKHLFYHNFTFDNPVNEAISHGYRVNQKNSKDKFENARRVRVVPQTLFDDRNKGEQITLGLFYKQGENGQGAPADAFLQVFKGGFSPENIVTHHLENRDGEVVSRKALNLSSSRPLAYKELELPWLDSSGIPTSVNTGVANPDYDVDQSGHKTPKVVKYEWDNANLADESGWKLPETDADGNPVLDEAGEPVIAEDEYGIPRIRCNPYENVFSTRLSIRGDFILTAYAYCVNWAAGKKAKDHYDFFARWSLDGGQNWTLPANVSQLKNHSESVADCRILQPDSDTNEFFVAVGTKENTPQPNPNVTELEEAEVFLDLFYSKAEKQSDGKFRFGAITKENPKYEEGALPYVNLDGEPTSVSGTYQNDIWIDYDENPAYPETVEEFDWLAKGDAFQGDVQVQCSPDGEKLFTVWEQELEIDESDSQTHFQGADIWFRKVLYPDPTIPGDLDNDQVVDATDRGIIMGAMNTTPDSSGWVGKADYDEDQQITYNDYRQWYIHYKAFAAQ is encoded by the coding sequence ATGGCAGACTGGGCTGATGTATCTGCTTCCGTATCCGTTGTTCAGGATCAGCCCGTTGTGGATGATAACGGGGCGGCGACGATCAGGGTAACCGTTAAAAACGTTTCGACGGAAAATGTCGAAGGGGAGCTGAGGCTGCTGGTTACGACTTCAGACGGCACACCGGCCCCGACAAATGCGACCGGAACTATGGGGGAGGACGGTCAGACACCGACACCGTATTATATTATCCCGACCGCTCAGGAGTTACTATTTGAACCGTCGGAGATCGCTGTCGTATATCTTCAGTTCAGCGTGGCCAGTCCGGTTTTCACACTTTCCGTACAGGTGAACGACGATCCCACAGAAAGTACCATCTTTCGGAAAAAAATTTCCAAAACGCCTGAGTTTGTCAGCATGGAGAGTGGCATTGAGATTATGGATATGGAAGTGGAGGCACGGAATTCAAAGGGCGAAAAGCTCTGTATGCATGGCGATGATCTGGAAGTGTGTTCTGACGGAGAAAATCCCCGCAAGGTCAGACCGATTATCATCACATATGCCCAGGAAGTTGAGGATACGGCCTTTAACAGCGTTCCCGACTACATGGTTGAGGATGAAAACGGGAACATGGTTCCGGGCGGAGAGAGGCTGACCAATGATATTTATGTGGCGGTCTCCTACGATGAGGGCGCGACCTGGAAGCGGAAGAATATCTCCCGCACCTCCGGAAAGTCCTCTTTTAACCTTGAAAACGGGTGCGAGTATCCCGGTGATTCGGAAAAAGGCGATATGGTGGTTGACGGTCCCTATGTATTTGTCTCGTGGGTGGACAAGTTCTGCCGAAGCGGTAATCCCTGGAATATGCCGGATGACTGGGAAGACCCTTATCAGGTTATGGGGCCTCAGCGTTCGGTCGATTATATGGATGTACACGGCGATGATGAGCCCCGGCCTGATCTGGGTCAGCGTCCGTTCAGCTGCGTGTGGGGCGCACGCGGTGTGCTGAACCAGGATTCGGCCAGCCCGGATTTCGGAACCATTGTCTGGTATAGCGCAGAGCAGCTTTCCACAGGCAGACGGGATGCCTACCGGAATTTTCCCGCTGCGATCGCACCGACCGGGGGGACGGATTTTCTGAACGGACCGGGCGGTTTTGGCATTTCGTGGCAGGAGGACCGCAAGGGCCTGAAGACCGGAAAGGGCAGAGGGCCCGGAGCCGGAATGTCGGGCGCGTGTGTCAACCACAAGACCGACATCTGGTACAGCTTCATCAGTTGGGACAAATTCGCGGAAATCGACACGGATTTTGTGCCGAGCGAAGGTGGTGACGATGCGGACCCCTCCGGTGACGATGGCGGCAATACCCAGTACGACTGCTCTGCATGCGGGTATATTTACGACCCGGAAACAGGAGATCCCGATCACGGGGTTGCTCCCGGAACCAAATTTGCCGAACTGCCGGAAAACTGGACATGTCCGAACTGCGGGGCTGATAAAGCGCTGTTTACCAAGGACAGCAAGCCCCATGCCAAACATATGATGGCCCCCCCGGTAAGAATCACCGACAATGCGGTATGCCGGGATCGTATACCGGAAGATGTTGAGGGGATGCTGCATGATCCCGACATCAGCGAGAATAACCTGAGCTACATTGAGAGCAGGTATCCCGCTTTATTTAATGATCCCGACCGGGATGCGAAAATCAGAGCGATTCAGGAATGTGATTATACCTACGAAGGCGGTACGTCCAAGCAGCCGCAGTCCTGGCTGGATTTGCCGGATGACTGGGTCTGTCCCCAGTGCGGCGCGACCAAGGATACCTTTGTTTACGGCATTATCAAAACGAAACACGAAGGGTATCCCTATTGTGATCAGTACAAAGACAACCCCCGGGTGGATAAGGAAGGCAATTACGTGTCACCGGATGACATCACCTATGATACGGCATATTATTGTGCTGGCGGGGGCTGGGTGAAGGCTGACGATCCGGGTGTGAGTCTCAGCGGTGAACCGTCCTGGTCCGACGGCAAGGTTTTTATCAACGGCACCCAGGTTGTCTGGAGCGGAGAGCCTTTGGACGGAGACACCGGGGCATCCCGTGCGAATCTCTCTCTGGTCAACTGGGAAGGGGAGACGCTTGCAGTTATAGCCTATGAAGAGACCAAAGGCGAAGGGTCCGGAAGTGACAAGGAAGCGGAAGCAATGGAGCAGAAAACCCCGGTTCCCATCATGGTGGAACTGGACGGGGCGGGAGATGTTACGGAAATCCTTCAGGGACCCTATCCCAACTCTTTCTGCATCAGTTGCCATTACGATAATGTGGTGCCGGTGGAGCGGCTTATCCCCGTGTTTGACCGGAACACCTGTGAAAATGAAAAGGGCGGAAAATGGAAGGAATATGTGACCGGCTACTGGCCGTATTCACCCTATCCCCCGACTGATGGTATTTCGCCTGATGAACTTGATCTGTCCGCCAGCAATTGTACCCATTGCGTAAAATTTGAGGAGGGCAAAAAGATTTGTACCCAGGAATCGCTGGAGCCGGATTGTGAGTATACGGTGCTGCCCAACAGTCTTCCCGGATGGCATACGCCCACGCTGAACTGTTCCGGTTGTCATCTGCCGTGGGGCACAAAGGATCTTGATCTGGATTCCGTGGCGGACCGTTTCGATAAATGCCCTGGTACAAATGAGGGCGAGGCGGTTGATTCGGCCAGTACCAGTGAGACTTACGGATGCTCTGCGGATCAGGATCCTGATGCGGTTACAGACGAAGAGGTGAAAAAAGAACGCCACGGGAAACATCTGTTTTATCATAATTTTACATTTGATAACCCGGTGAATGAAGCCATTTCCCACGGCTATCGGGTGAACCAGAAGAACAGCAAAGACAAATTTGAAAATGCCCGCCGGGTCCGGGTTGTCCCTCAGACGCTCTTTGATGACCGGAATAAGGGAGAGCAGATTACCCTCGGCCTGTTCTACAAACAGGGGGAAAACGGACAGGGCGCACCGGCAGATGCATTTCTGCAGGTCTTCAAAGGCGGATTCTCACCTGAAAACATTGTGACGCATCATCTGGAAAACCGGGACGGAGAGGTGGTTTCACGCAAAGCCCTGAACCTGAGCAGCAGCAGGCCGCTGGCATATAAGGAGCTTGAATTGCCCTGGCTGGATTCAAGCGGCATTCCCACGAGTGTGAATACCGGGGTGGCCAATCCGGACTATGATGTGGATCAGAGCGGCCACAAGACGCCGAAGGTGGTGAAGTATGAATGGGACAACGCCAATCTGGCGGATGAATCGGGATGGAAACTGCCTGAAACGGATGCGGACGGCAATCCTGTTCTGGATGAAGCCGGTGAGCCAGTCATCGCTGAAGACGAATACGGTATTCCGCGTATCCGTTGCAATCCATACGAGAATGTCTTTTCCACAAGGCTCTCTATTCGCGGCGACTTTATCCTCACGGCATATGCGTATTGTGTCAACTGGGCTGCGGGCAAGAAAGCAAAAGATCACTACGATTTCTTTGCCAGGTGGTCCCTGGACGGCGGCCAGAACTGGACGCTGCCTGCCAACGTGTCGCAGTTGAAAAACCATTCGGAAAGTGTGGCAGACTGCCGTATCCTGCAACCGGACAGTGACACAAATGAGTTCTTTGTCGCTGTCGGAACAAAGGAGAACACGCCTCAGCCCAACCCCAATGTGACGGAGCTGGAAGAAGCAGAGGTCTTTCTGGATCTTTTCTACTCAAAAGCCGAAAAGCAGAGCGATGGGAAATTCAGGTTCGGAGCGATTACCAAAGAAAATCCCAAGTATGAAGAGGGGGCATTGCCGTATGTGAATCTGGACGGAGAACCGACCAGCGTGTCTGGCACATATCAGAACGATATCTGGATTGATTACGATGAAAATCCTGCTTACCCGGAGACTGTGGAAGAGTTCGACTGGCTGGCCAAGGGGGATGCCTTTCAGGGAGATGTTCAGGTTCAGTGTTCGCCGGACGGGGAAAAGCTGTTTACAGTGTGGGAGCAGGAACTTGAAATTGATGAAAGTGACAGCCAGACCCATTTCCAGGGCGCTGATATCTGGTTCAGAAAGGTGCTTTATCCCGACCCCACAATTCCCGGTGATCTGGATAATGATCAGGTTGTGGATGCGACCGACAGGGGTATCATTATGGGCGCAATGAACACGACGCCTGACAGCTCCGGCTGGGTCGGCAAGGCGGATTATGACGAAGATCAGCAAATAACCTATAACGATTACCGCCAGTGGTATATCCACTATAAAGCATTCGCAGCTCAGTAG
- a CDS encoding PilZ domain-containing protein codes for MFLMNQIKNERRKINRFLSRGQAFALLRGRHPIVGRIRDISPSGLSFQYLTDFLAEEDSEEDSEEAEVSIFREHFHLNNISCTVVYDITDYTFLDFRITKKRCGIKFIRVTPSQFSRIRYFMSLYAKKRPTCLHFLQKTDYIF; via the coding sequence ATGTTTTTGATGAATCAGATAAAAAATGAGCGACGGAAGATCAATCGGTTTTTAAGCAGGGGACAGGCCTTTGCCCTGCTCAGGGGAAGACATCCTATCGTCGGAAGGATCAGGGATATCAGTCCGTCAGGGCTTTCATTTCAATATCTGACAGACTTTTTGGCTGAAGAAGATTCTGAAGAAGATTCTGAAGAGGCAGAAGTGTCCATTTTCAGGGAACACTTCCATTTGAATAATATTTCATGCACCGTCGTGTACGATATCACAGATTATACGTTTCTCGATTTTCGCATTACAAAAAAACGCTGCGGGATAAAATTTATCCGGGTGACGCCGAGCCAGTTCAGCAGAATTCGGTATTTCATGTCGCTCTATGCGAAAAAACGCCCGACCTGCCTGCATTTTCTCCAGAAAACAGATTATATTTTCTGA